From Oryctolagus cuniculus chromosome 17, mOryCun1.1, whole genome shotgun sequence, a single genomic window includes:
- the MIF4GD gene encoding MIF4G domain-containing protein isoform X5, producing MHRTEGPSVFYKGLTPTLIAIFPYAGFQFSCYSFLKSASDWVVPASGKQNGAALQRPVGLRPAGAAGGGRPGLLQGPGSQPAEGGALHGLGVLLVLSVFPARMVMGESGREEYKIQSFDADTQQLLKTALKDPGAVDLDRVANVIVDHSLQDCVFSKEAGRMCYAIIQAESTQAGQSVFRRGLLNRLQQEYQAREQLRARSLQAWVCYVTFICNIFDYLRVNNMPMMALVNPVYDCLFRLAQPDSLSTEEEVDCLVLQLHRVGEQLEKMNGQRMDELFVLIRDGFLLPRGLSSLAQLLLLEVIEFRAAGWTTTPAAHKYYYSELPD from the exons ATGCACAGGACCGAAGGCCCCTCGGTCTTCTACAAAGGCTTGACCCCCACGCTGATCGCCATCTTTCCCTATGCCGGCTTCCAGTTCTCCTGCTACAGCTTCCTGAAGTCCGCCTCTGACTGGGTCGTGCCAGCCAGCGGGAAGCAGAACG GTGCGGCGCTACAGAGGCCTGTGGGACTGCGCCCAGcgggtgctgcaggaggagggcgCCCAGGGCTTCTTCAagggcctggctcccagcctgctgAAGGCGGCGCTCTCCACGGGCTTGGTGTTCTTCTG GTGCTGTCAGTATTCCCAGCCCGGATGGTCATGGGCGAGTCGGGGAGAGAGGAGTATAAAATCCAGTCTTTTGACGCAGACACCCAGCAGCTGCTGAAGACAGCGCTCAAAG ATCCAGGAGCTGTGGACTTGGACAGAGTGGCCAACGTGATTGTGGACCACTCTCTGCAGGACTGTGTGTTCAGCAAGGAAGCAGGACGCATGTGCTACGCCATCAttcag GCTGAGAGTACACAAGCAGGCCAGAGTGTCTTCCGACGGGGACTGCTCAACCGGCTGCAGCAGGAGTACCAGGCCCGGGAGCAGCTGCGCGCGCGCTCACTGCAGGCCTGGGTCTGCTACGTCACCTTCATCTGCAACATCTTTGACTACCTGAGG GTGAACAACATGCCCATGATGGCCCTGGTGAACCCCGTCTATGACTGCCTCTTCCGGCTGGCCCAGCCCGACAGTCTGAGCacggaggaggag GTGGACTGCCTGGTGCTGCAGCTGCACCGCGTTGGGGAGCAGCTGGAGAAGATGAACGGGCAGCGCATGGACGAGCTCTTCGTGCTGATCCGGGACGGCTTCCTGCTGCCCCGCGGCCTCAGCTcgctggcccagctgctgctgctggaggtCATCGAGTTCCGGGCGGCCGGCTGGACGACGACCCCCGCCGCGCACAAGTACTACTACAGCGAGCTGCCCGACTAG
- the MIF4GD gene encoding MIF4G domain-containing protein isoform X4 codes for MAFELPTKDQFLSVPSIPLLCPREPQKPALWLWGRSRQQDPDLPPGPLQETAAGRGLRAGPSHLWPGAALQRPVGLRPAGAAGGGRPGLLQGPGSQPAEGGALHGLGVLLVLSVFPARMVMGESGREEYKIQSFDADTQQLLKTALKDPGAVDLDRVANVIVDHSLQDCVFSKEAGRMCYAIIQAESTQAGQSVFRRGLLNRLQQEYQAREQLRARSLQAWVCYVTFICNIFDYLRVNNMPMMALVNPVYDCLFRLAQPDSLSTEEEVDCLVLQLHRVGEQLEKMNGQRMDELFVLIRDGFLLPRGLSSLAQLLLLEVIEFRAAGWTTTPAAHKYYYSELPD; via the exons ATGGCTTTTGAGCTGCCCACCAAAGACCAGTTTCTCTCCGTCCCCTCCATTCCGCTTCTCTGCCCCAGAGAACCTCAGAAACctgctctgtggctgtggggcCGGAGTCGTCAGCAAGACCCTGACCTACCCCCTGGACCTCTTCAAGAAACGGCTGCAGGTCGGGGGCTTCGAGCAGGCCCGAGCCACCTTTGGCCAG GTGCGGCGCTACAGAGGCCTGTGGGACTGCGCCCAGcgggtgctgcaggaggagggcgCCCAGGGCTTCTTCAagggcctggctcccagcctgctgAAGGCGGCGCTCTCCACGGGCTTGGTGTTCTTCTG GTGCTGTCAGTATTCCCAGCCCGGATGGTCATGGGCGAGTCGGGGAGAGAGGAGTATAAAATCCAGTCTTTTGACGCAGACACCCAGCAGCTGCTGAAGACAGCGCTCAAAG ATCCAGGAGCTGTGGACTTGGACAGAGTGGCCAACGTGATTGTGGACCACTCTCTGCAGGACTGTGTGTTCAGCAAGGAAGCAGGACGCATGTGCTACGCCATCAttcag GCTGAGAGTACACAAGCAGGCCAGAGTGTCTTCCGACGGGGACTGCTCAACCGGCTGCAGCAGGAGTACCAGGCCCGGGAGCAGCTGCGCGCGCGCTCACTGCAGGCCTGGGTCTGCTACGTCACCTTCATCTGCAACATCTTTGACTACCTGAGG GTGAACAACATGCCCATGATGGCCCTGGTGAACCCCGTCTATGACTGCCTCTTCCGGCTGGCCCAGCCCGACAGTCTGAGCacggaggaggag GTGGACTGCCTGGTGCTGCAGCTGCACCGCGTTGGGGAGCAGCTGGAGAAGATGAACGGGCAGCGCATGGACGAGCTCTTCGTGCTGATCCGGGACGGCTTCCTGCTGCCCCGCGGCCTCAGCTcgctggcccagctgctgctgctggaggtCATCGAGTTCCGGGCGGCCGGCTGGACGACGACCCCCGCCGCGCACAAGTACTACTACAGCGAGCTGCCCGACTAG
- the MIF4GD gene encoding MIF4G domain-containing protein isoform X6 has translation MVMGESGREEYKIQSFDADTQQLLKTALKDPGAVDLDRVANVIVDHSLQDCVFSKEAGRMCYAIIQAESTQAGQSVFRRGLLNRLQQEYQAREQLRARSLQAWVCYVTFICNIFDYLRVNNMPMMALVNPVYDCLFRLAQPDSLSTEEEVDCLVLQLHRVGEQLEKMNGQRMDELFVLIRDGFLLPRGLSSLAQLLLLEVIEFRAAGWTTTPAAHKYYYSELPD, from the exons ATGGTCATGGGCGAGTCGGGGAGAGAGGAGTATAAAATCCAGTCTTTTGACGCAGACACCCAGCAGCTGCTGAAGACAGCGCTCAAAG ATCCAGGAGCTGTGGACTTGGACAGAGTGGCCAACGTGATTGTGGACCACTCTCTGCAGGACTGTGTGTTCAGCAAGGAAGCAGGACGCATGTGCTACGCCATCAttcag GCTGAGAGTACACAAGCAGGCCAGAGTGTCTTCCGACGGGGACTGCTCAACCGGCTGCAGCAGGAGTACCAGGCCCGGGAGCAGCTGCGCGCGCGCTCACTGCAGGCCTGGGTCTGCTACGTCACCTTCATCTGCAACATCTTTGACTACCTGAGG GTGAACAACATGCCCATGATGGCCCTGGTGAACCCCGTCTATGACTGCCTCTTCCGGCTGGCCCAGCCCGACAGTCTGAGCacggaggaggag GTGGACTGCCTGGTGCTGCAGCTGCACCGCGTTGGGGAGCAGCTGGAGAAGATGAACGGGCAGCGCATGGACGAGCTCTTCGTGCTGATCCGGGACGGCTTCCTGCTGCCCCGCGGCCTCAGCTcgctggcccagctgctgctgctggaggtCATCGAGTTCCGGGCGGCCGGCTGGACGACGACCCCCGCCGCGCACAAGTACTACTACAGCGAGCTGCCCGACTAG
- the MRPS7 gene encoding small ribosomal subunit protein uS7m: MAARAAKVARGWSASVLGVRPAACWLPGLTQVRWSRYGPEYRDPRVEKEHYRKPAAELTEEERYDRELRKTQLIKAAPATTTGSVFEDPVISKFTNMMMKGGNKVLARSLMTQTLEAVKRKQFEKYQAASAEEQATIERNPYVIFHQALKNCEPVIGLVPILRGGHFYQVPVPLAERRRRFLAMKWMITECREKKQRRTLMPEKLSHELLEAFRNQGPVIRRKQEMHKMAEANRALAHYRWW, from the exons ATGGCAGCCCGCGCCGCGAAGGTTGCGCGTGGGTGGTCGGCCTCGGTGCTGGGCGTGCGGCCGGCCgcctgctggcttccagg GCTCACGCAGGTGAGGTGGAGCCGCTATGGCCCGGAGTACAGGGACCCCCGGGTCGAGAAGGAGCATTACCGCAAGCCGGCGGCCGAGCTCACGGAGGAGGAGAGATACGACCGGGAGCTCAGGAAAACGCAGCTCATCAAAGCCGCGCCGGCCACGACCACCGGCTCCGTGTTTGAGGACCCGGTGATCAG CAAATTCACCAACATGATGATGAAAGGCGGCAACAAGGTGCTGGCCAGGTCCCTCATGACGCAG ACCCTGGAAGCCGTGAAGAGGAAGCAGTTCGAGAAGTACCAGGCCGCCTCCGCAGAGGAGCAGGCCACCATCGAGCGCAACCCCTACGTCATCTTCCACCAGGCTCTCAAGAACTGCGAGCCCGTCATCGGGCTGGTGCCCATCCTCAGAGGCGGCCACTTCTACCAG GTCCCCGTGCCGCTGGCCGAGCGCCGCCGCCGCTTCCTGGCCATGAAGTGGATGATCACCGAGTGCCGCGAGAAGAAGCAGCGGCGGACGCTGATGCCGGAGAAGCTGTCGCACGAGCTGCTGGAGGCCTTCCGCAACCAGGGCCCCGTCATCAGGCGCAAGCAGGAGATGCACAAGATGGCCGAGGCCAACCGCGCCCTGGCGCACTACCGCTGGTGGTAG